The genomic stretch catataaaaaaaatcatatacataaatatatatttttatatataaataaaattataatatatatagaatgaaatataatatttttctttcaagaaatatataaataaaaaatatatatataatatatatatatatttttatataatctatacacttatatataatacatgttatatgacatatattatatgttatattctatgacatatattatatttaaaatatttatgtttaccatataataaataaaatatctgaatatattcatatatatatatatatatttatttcattacaCCTGCAATTACAAAACAAAGTTGCCGCACACAGATACGCacacaagaaaaaaatattcagaAAATATGTTGAAACAaagattaaaatataaaaatattttttaatattaatcttATGAAATGTGGAGAATATgtattaagaaaaatatgtaaaatattattgttatatatatatatatatatatatatatatatatatatatatttatatttatatttatattatacaatttattcataatatatattgaatatgCACTTTTTTTGGTGAATTTTGAGGTATACATTTTTACTAACAAATAtttgcaaaaaaaaataaaattcataGATTAACAATTGTATacagtaatatatttttttgtgacCCGacagataattatatatattttttaatataatattatatgttttgttataatatgtattaaaagacatctattatatacatatatatattacatcactatatatttttccatttataatttttttttttttttttttttttttttttatttatggctaaataattttttttatttttttattatattttacctGAACGGTTCACCTAAtttttgataaattatttttagttagttaatataatttaataacaaatatattattattattattattattttcgttGTTGTTGTATACATATTACATATGTTGAGTATTTATTATGTGATACTggaagtaaaaaaaaaaaaagaagagaaatgaaatttaaatgaatatacatatatacatatatatttcatttttttttttttttttttttaaatgactCATAAATtttaagtaaatatatatatatatatatatatatatattataacaatatagaaacagacattatatatatatttatatatatatatatagtgacAACCTTATAATATAAGTtttaattttccttttttatttacattaattatatgttatatcttttacatacacatatataatattttacagAATTATAAGtacaacaaaaataaaaaaaaatttaataaaaacataaaataaaaaaagcatattattcattttttatagtattatatatttcgaTTGAACCAAAGGCATATTTACgagtaaatttttttctatttaagaacatattatatatatatatatttgtacattttatccgatcaatatattttttatgtgaatattaaaaaatttttatatttgagtAATAAGACATCTATATGTAAAagaatttatacatttttttaaaatatatttcactaaaatattatttatatgtgtaccGAATAAATTTACAGTATATTCGAGATACAAAAAAGAAgtagttttaaaaaatttatataatacatatacataaatatcttcatattatttctttatttttttgatattatgGAGAAAATGGAGAAAATAGAGAAAAATTTTGATGAAACTAGCGAAACACATGCTGAAAGTGCAACTAGACCATTTGGAGTTGATGGTTATTCTTCTGAAAGTTTTTCTATAACTCAACCAAATGTAAAGGAGTACTATACATATTCAAGTATAGACCCTCGTGAATATGGtagtaatagtaattatTCAATGAGATATGGATGTACTGGAAATACCCTTATATGTAAAACACAGAATCCAAAAGTGTTTATACGTAGGGTTGATAGAAAACGTAAAGAGGCTAATAAAAAGTCAAATTCATTAAATGGTTCTTGTTACAAAGAATTTAGTCCTTATGGAGTATTACCTAATTCTTCAGTTCATGGAAGTAATATAGgtgattataattattctaTGCCTACAAGTAATAGTGtccaatataataatatatacacaccTGATAAGGCAAATACGATGTCTTATACTTATTCTTTTGATGAATTAAATTATCCTTTAAGTCAACAAATGTTGAATAACAACAATTCTCATTTACGTATTCCTCTATGTGTACAGGAATCCAATCGCAACAATAATGTATGTAACATTATGAATCATGTAACCCCTTTAAACAAGGTATGAACATATAAGCAAATTTGTtgaacattaatatatatatatatatatatatatgtatgtatgtatgtatatatgttatttatttatttatatatttatttattactttttcttttattctaGAATCCTTACCAACTAAATTACACTATTCCCAAAATGGTAGAAGCCAAATGTGACGCAATTTCTAAGAGaatcataaattatataaaacttattttaagatatatatataaagtattaAAATTAGCTTTTCAGAAATTAAAAAGCGATTTAAATACAAAAGAAATTTATTATGATTCTTCCATGCCTCCTATTGAAGACATTGATATACATTGTGAGGTGTGTAGAGCCaaatatggaaatatattattagaaaaaaaacacaaagaTTGTATTTCCTTTTTCGAAGGTTTTGATGAGAACCGCACAGTCTTTTCAAAAATGTGGGATGTAGTAGACAATTGGTTGGAGCcaacaataaataataacaaaatagaATATATGCAGGTTCATCCGAGAAAAAACGAACAAGTGTATTATCAAATGGAATATTTTCCAAAGGATGAAAATGGGAAAATTGTATTGCCTCAATTTAGCAACTATGTTAAGGATAATACAGtattgatataaatattttttccttttcttacAAAATagattaaaatatatataatatagtataATAAAGcaataataaacataatcaaatataagtatatataataaaaatatgaaaagcATCTATAAATAACACAAGAACAGAAcgtacacacacatatatatatatatattaatatatatatatttttccttctttttttttgacaatagtatacattttattgtgatgattataatacttatatatatatatatatatatatatatatatatatatatacacatatatataattatagatGTATTACTTTGAACTCGATATAGTAgttttctttaaaaataaatatattatgatttatacataaaatgtGGTCATTGtgaacacatatatatatatttatacatctTAACataattacttttattatgttataagAGTTGTagtcatatattttttcataatgaTGCAAATATGTAgccataatataaaaaaaaatatactataaaacttaaatataataaaaattgaaaaatataactatttagaatataaataaataaaacaatatatatatatatatatatatatatatatatatatatatatatttcatttaaacaaaatataaacatttttttattttatgttgaATGTTCTTGGGGAGCATAAAAATTCCAGTTATCGTTTTTCAATTTATATGAAGTAGCTTGTGGATCATTTTTGGATTGATTTTGAAGTATCTTTAATTTTAGTTTTTCATTAATAGCATTGATTAAATCTTGAGTAAAGATATAATCCTTCTCAGTAACATTTTTAATACCTTTAATACATCCTGCTAGATCTTTAGACATCAATCCATCTTCTACCGTTTCGATACATGCCTTTTCTAAAGCATAACAAAATTgttttaaattatcatttttatctaaTTTTGCTCTGTGTTCTAATCCTTTGGTCCATGCAAAAATAGAGGCTATAGGATTTGTTGATGTTTTTTCTCCCTTTTGATAAGCTCTATAATGTCTAGTGACGGTACCATGGGCAGCTTCTGAAACACACGTAACACCGTCTGGACATAATAACACAGATGACATTAATCCTAAACTTCCATAACCTTGAGCAACAGCATCAGATTGGATATCACcatcataatttttacatGCCCATAAAAATCCACCTTCTGATTTTAATACTTGAGCAACCATATCATCAATTAGTTTATGTTCATACCATAAATTATGTTGTTCAAAagattttttaaattgttttTCATAAATTTCATCAAAAATATCTTTAAATAAaccatcatatatttttagtaTAGTACTTTTAGTACTCATATAAACTGGCATTTTAAGATCTAAAGCATATTGAAAACAAGACAATGCAAAATTTCGTATAGATTCTTCTGTATTATACATACCTAAACATACACCAGGAGATTTAAAATGAAACACAGTTTCTCTAAGTACTTGTGAATTATCATCTGGAGTAAATACAATTTCAAATTTCCCACTTTTTTCGATTTTTAAAGATTTCTGTTTATATTGATCAGCATATGCATGTCTTCCTATAACAATTGGTTTCTTCCAATTAGGTACTAGTTTaggtatatttttaataagtaTAGGTGTTCTAAAAACAGTACCatctaatatatttcttatagtACCGTTTGGACTTTTCCACATTTCCTTTAAATTAAATTCTTTAACTCTTGCAGCATCAGGTGTTATAGTTGCACATTTTATACCTACTgaagttttttttatttcttcagcAGCTTCTATGGTAACTTGATCATTAGTCTTATCTCGATTTTCAATAgataaatcaaaatattttatctttaagTTAACATATGGTAagattaatttttcttttatatctttcCAAATTATTCTAGTCATTTCATCTCCATCTAACTCTACAATAGGGTTTTCTACGTTAATTTTACCGCATATGTTAAAAGCCGCCTTGCTTTGAATACATCTCTTCGACATAAATTGTAGGTattgattttttaaaattcgTATATGCTTTcccattatattaattaagtaaaaatattatatatatatatatatatatatgtaaacaggttgatatgaaaaatgtgttaatataataattaatttaatataaagatctgataaattataaaaatattaaatagataaatatgtgcatatatttatcaattcatttatttatcattttataattgATTTAATCATAAATACGAAAACTTTGAGCCaatcataaataaatataatatatttatcatcatcgataatataatattgaatatattataaaaacataactGTATGTTATTTTCcaataacattttttatataatataaaatacttttttttttttttgtgtagcAATTAATAAAAcctcaaaaaaataaaacaaaacaaatatatatatatatatattaatatataatacatggATCTATACGTGCgccattttctttttttttgtttttatattatgattaaaATATGAAGTTTTTATAAAAGTCATATCCAATgtatttgaatatatttaattatacgTATTTTCTTAcatctattattattattattattattttatgtgtgcgctaaaaataaagatgataataaaatatataagattttattatattatataaaagtaacaattttttatttcgcatatatagttttttttttttttataatatgacatatattaaatttaataaataaaaaatatatacatattatatatatatatatatgtatatatatttgtacattaataatattattattgcattatatatatatatatatattatatgttatccttttttcacatataaaacatatttatcattttgatGAGCAggagaataaataaaacataaaattttatttatttggtgTATCGTGTGACttcaagaaaaagaaaaagaagaaaaaaaagaaaggtaTATATTCCTTATAAATTGCAGTACATTTAAAATTCTCCttctcctttttatttttattttatttattatttttttattattattacattttcttttaattatatatattatatatatatatatatattaattttattcttattcttaatatttttttttatatttcgaATGAATGTGttcaataaatattatgatacgtatatattattttatgttatatattaatatatatatatatatatatatatatatatatatatatatatatatgaaaaataaaaggtCATAAATACTACattaacatattttattatatttattatatgtatgtatttatatatattttctttcttcattattatgcGCCCATTctcattattttatatatatattatttcataaaaataaaataataataaaatataacaataaattaataaaacaaaaatataccataaaatattatatatatatataatatacgcccatgtttttttattttgattatgaCGTATAAGTTTTcttctatataattttatttttaatcctatgataatttatattcatcaataaaaagaatgtttattattatatcatgtATTATTCAAGAATGATATGGTATaactaatatattatattatattatattatattatattatattatattatattatattatattattattatttttttttataagattCAAAAACATTATGAACgtcatgtatataatttattatatattagaaaattatgtaaatatataattgtgaTATGTATgttattgttttttattttttccccatataaataaataaatatatatattgaaattttttttttttttttattttatatattaagtgtaaaaatatgttggctaataaaaaatgaatacatacatatatatgtatgtatatatttgcaTGACAGaagatattatttaataaaaatattatatataaatatatatatatgtattacttTGTTTATCTACAATTTTGACGTATTATTTCCCATTATAATAGTCTTTCACTTTGAagaaacataatatatttatattttacatttctttttttttttttttttttctttttttcccccttcaatattgttataaaatatataatatcattgtgtaaatataatatatacatataatatattttgcttttattttattttatc from Plasmodium falciparum 3D7 genome assembly, chromosome: 13 encodes the following:
- a CDS encoding inner membrane complex protein: MEKIEKNFDETSETHAESATRPFGVDGYSSESFSITQPNVKEYYTYSSIDPREYGSNSNYSMRYGCTGNTLICKTQNPKVFIRRVDRKRKEANKKSNSLNGSCYKEFSPYGVLPNSSVHGSNIGDYNYSMPTSNSVQYNNIYTPDKANTMSYTYSFDELNYPLSQQMLNNNNSHLRIPLCVQESNRNNNVCNIMNHVTPLNKNPYQLNYTIPKMVEAKCDAISKRIINYIKLILRYIYKVLKLAFQKLKSDLNTKEIYYDSSMPPIEDIDIHCEVCRAKYGNILLEKKHKDCISFFEGFDENRTVFSKMWDVVDNWLEPTINNNKIEYMQVHPRKNEQVYYQMEYFPKDENGKIVLPQFSNYVKDNTVLI
- a CDS encoding isocitrate dehydrogenase [NADP], mitochondrial, coding for MGKHIRILKNQYLQFMSKRCIQSKAAFNICGKINVENPIVELDGDEMTRIIWKDIKEKLILPYVNLKIKYFDLSIENRDKTNDQVTIEAAEEIKKTSVGIKCATITPDAARVKEFNLKEMWKSPNGTIRNILDGTVFRTPILIKNIPKLVPNWKKPIVIGRHAYADQYKQKSLKIEKSGKFEIVFTPDDNSQVLRETVFHFKSPGVCLGMYNTEESIRNFALSCFQYALDLKMPVYMSTKSTILKIYDGLFKDIFDEIYEKQFKKSFEQHNLWYEHKLIDDMVAQVLKSEGGFLWACKNYDGDIQSDAVAQGYGSLGLMSSVLLCPDGVTCVSEAAHGTVTRHYRAYQKGEKTSTNPIASIFAWTKGLEHRAKLDKNDNLKQFCYALEKACIETVEDGLMSKDLAGCIKGIKNVTEKDYIFTQDLINAINEKLKLKILQNQSKNDPQATSYKLKNDNWNFYAPQEHST